One Malania oleifera isolate guangnan ecotype guangnan chromosome 9, ASM2987363v1, whole genome shotgun sequence DNA segment encodes these proteins:
- the LOC131163390 gene encoding uncharacterized protein LOC131163390, whose amino-acid sequence MNPPTFLEGADPVVIENWMQEIEKVLAVLHCTNEQRVLYATYKLIGKAERWWTTTKLLKEQRPIPVAMTWSRFREVFFDRYFFATVRKAKVVEFLNLTQGNRTVQQYAVKFIELSRFAPYIVPNEAKKARMFERGLKQILKQVVVLKAEDLSELVDSATVAEESISKDAKTPS is encoded by the coding sequence atgaaccctccaACATTTTTAGAAGGAGCTGATCCTGTAGTtattgagaactggatgcaggagattgagaaagtactAGCGGTGCTCCACTGCACCAATGAACAGAGGGTTCTTTATGCCACGTACAAGTTGATAGGcaaggccgagagatggtggacaactacaaaattattaaaggagcAGAGACCCATACCAGTGGCTATGACTTGGAGCCGGTTCAGAGAGGTattttttgacagatattttTTTGCCACTGTCAGGAAGGCTAAGGTAgtagaatttctgaatttgactcaGGGAAATCGCACAGTTCAGCAATATGCGGTGAAGTTCAtagagttgtcacgttttgctccttaCATTGTACCAAATGAGGCCAAGAAGGCAAGAATGTTTGAAAGGGGATTGAAGCAGATCCTTAAACAAGTGGTAGTTCTAAAAGCGGAAGACTTATCTGAACTTGTAGACAGTGCCACAGTAGCAGAGGAGAGCATATCGAAGGATGCTAAAACACCGAGCTAG